A single region of the Sciurus carolinensis chromosome 16, mSciCar1.2, whole genome shotgun sequence genome encodes:
- the N4bp1 gene encoding NEDD4-binding protein 1, with protein sequence MAARAVLDEFTAPAEKAALLERSRGRIEGLFGVNLAVLGALGAEEPLPARIWLQLRGAQEAVHSAKEYIKGICEPELEERECYPKAMHCIFVGAQSLFLKSLIQDTCADLCVLDIGLLGIRGSAEAVVMARSHIQQFVKLFENNENLPSSQKESEVKREFKQFVEAHADNFTMDLLILPTSLKKELLTLTQGEENLFKTGDDDVIEIRDAQQTEFTQNAATGLNISRDEIVLQEDARNKAGTPVSELTKQMDTVFSSSPDVLFVPVNGLSPDEEALSKERVCHKRRFSDSEERHTKKQFSLENVQEGELSHDGKTSAENVIIDLSDPSADSENLSPDVKDTTEEMEYNILVNFFKTMGYSQEIVEKVIREYGPSTEPLLLLEEIEKENKRFQENREFSPSTTDTNKTKSKGVCSNINDLTTDSTPKKTQSHSQQNMVEKFSQLPFKTEGKPCTSNCKINTFRIVPIEQKHEIWGSNQNYACNIDIETDGLSPSAPSSPKDVNFVSRGASSHQPRIAVFPENGLQQQAEPLLSNNMKSACEKRPGHCSSPQSKPNCPPLSPPKPLPQLLPSVTDARLAGPSDHIDSSVTGVQRFRDTLKVPYKLELKNEPGRMDLKHIVIDGSNVAITHGLKKFFSCRGIAIAVEYFWKLGNRNITVFVPQWRTRRDPNVTEQHFLTQLQELGILSLTPARMVFGERIASHDDRFLLHLADKTGGIIVTNDNFREFVTESVSWREIITKRLLQYTFVGDIFMVPDDPLGRSGPRLEEFLRKEVFLRDMQPLLNALPNVGIFDPSFRVPGTQAASTSHQPPGRIQGASPSHWLPQQSHFPLLPNLPSVQQNLPMPAQRSSAETSELREALLKIFPDSEQRLKIDQILIAHPYMKDLNALSAMVLD encoded by the exons gAATATATCAAGGGAATCTGTGAACCTGAACTAGAAGAAAGAGAATGTTATCCCAAGGCCATGCACTGCATTTTTGTTGGGGCACAGAGCCTGTTTCTGAAGAGCTTGATTCAGGATACTTGTGCTGACCTCTGTGTTCTTGACATTGGTCTTCTTGGCATCCGAGGAAGTGCTGAGGCTGTAGTTATGGCCAGGAGTCATATTCAGCAATTTGTAAAGCTCTTTGAGAATAATGAGAACCTACCCAGTAGTCAGAAGGAATCAGAGGTGAAAAGGGAATTCAAACAATTTGTTGAAGCCCATGCAGATAATTTTACAATGGATTTGTTGATTTTGCCCACTTCCTTGAAAAAAGAACTTTTGACTCTCACACAAGGTGAGGAGAATCTATTTAAAACAGGAGATGATGATGTTATTGAAATTAGAGATGCTCAACAGACAGAATTTACACAGAATGCTGCCACAGGACTGAATATTTCTAGAGATGAAATTGTTTTGCAGGAAGATGCGAGAAATAAAGCTGGGACTCCTGTTTCTGAGCTTACAAAACAAATGGACACAGTCTTTTCTAGTTCACCAGATGTGCTTTTTGTTCCAGTAAATGGTCTAAGCCCAGATGAAGAGGCACTTTCCAAAGAGAGAGTTTGTCACAAAAGGAGATTTTCTGATTCAGAGGAAAGGCATACCAAGAAGcagttttctttagaaaatgttcAAGAGGGAGAGCTCTCGCATGATGGCAAGACATCTGCTGAAAATGTAATCATTGACCTATCTGATCCTTCTGCTGATTCTGAAAATTTAAGTCCAGATGTAAAAGACACTACTGAGGAAATGGAATACAATATCCTCGTAAACTTTTTTAAAACCATGGGCTATTCTCAAGAAATCGTTGAAAAGGTCATTAGGGAGTATGGGCCTTCTACCGAACCATTATTGCTATTAgaggaaattgaaaaagaaaataaaaggtttcaAGAAAACAGAGAATTTTCACCTAGTACTACTGACACcaataaaaccaaaagtaaagGTGTTTGTAGCAACATAAATGACCTCACAACAGATTCCACTCCAAAGAAAACGCAGAGTCACAGTCAGCAAAATATGGTAGAAAAATTTTCTCAGTTACCATTCAAAACAGAAGGTAAACCATGTACCTCAAATTGCAAAATTAATACCTTCAGAATAGTGCCAATAGAACAGAAACATGAAATCTGGGGTTCAAACCAGAACTATGCTTGTAACATAGACATTGAAACTGATGGCCTTTCACCTTCTGCTCCTTCAAGTCCCAAAGACGTCAATTTTGTTTCAAGGGGAGCTTCAAGTCACCAGCCCAGAATTGCGGTTTTTCCTGAAAATGGTTTGCAACAGCAAGCAGAACCTTTGCTTTCAAATAATATGAAATCTGCCTGTGAAAAACGTCCAGGACACTGTAGCTCTCCCCAGTCTAAGCCAAATTGTCCACCCCTTTCTCCACCGAAGCCACTACCCCAGCTATTACCTTCAGTTACTGATGCAAGGTTGGCAGGACCTTCTGATCATATTGATTCCTCAGTTACGGGGGTTCAAAGGTTTCGAGATACTCTGAAAGTACCCTACAAGctggaattaaaaaatgaaccaggGAGAATGGATTTGAAGCACATTGTTATAGACGGGAGCAATGTTGCTATTAC CCATGgtctaaaaaagtttttttcttgtcGTGGAATTGCAATTGCTGTTGAATATTTTTGGAAGCTTGGCAACAGAAACATTACTGTGTTTGTCCCTCAGTGGAGAACAAGGCGTGATCCTAATGTCACAG AGCAGCACTTCTTAACCCAGCTCCAGGAGCTTGGAATATTATCTTTAACTCCTGCCCGGATGGTCTTTGGAGAAAGAATTGCATCTCATGATGACAG GTTTCTGCTACACTTAGCCGACAAAACTGGTGGCATAATTGTAACAAATGATAACTTCAGAGAATTTGTGACTGAGTCAGTCTCTTGGCGAGAAATTATTACAAAAag ATTGCTTCAGTATACATTCGTGGGGGACATATTTATGGTTCCTGATGATCCTCTGGGAAGAAGCGGACCTCGATTAGAAGAATTTCTTCGGAAAGAGGTCTTTCTTAG AGATATGCAACCCCTGCTCAATGCCCTGCCGAATGTGGGCATATTTGACCCCAGCTTCAGGGTTCCTGGCACCCAGGCAGCCAGCACCAGCCACCAGCCTCCAGGCCGGATTCAGGGAGCCTCTCCAAGCCACTGGCTTCCTCAGCAGTCCCACTTCCCGCTCCTGCCAAACCTGCCCAGTGTCCAGCAGAACCTGCCCATGCCAGCACAGAGATCTTCTGCAGAAACCAGCGAGCTAAGGGAAGCCCTGCTGAAGATCTTTCCTGATTCTGAGCAAAGACTGAAAATTGACCAGATCTTAATAGCCCATCCGTACATGAAAGATCTGAACGCGCTGTCTGCCATGGTGTTAGATTGA